CGGCAGTTGCAGCGTTTCTGGATACGGGTGTTTTCGCTCGCCTTCGGGATGGGCGTGGTGACTGGCGTGGTGATCTCCTACCAACTCGGGCTCAACTGGTCGAACTACGCGCAGCGCACCGCCGACGTGATCGGCCCGCTGTTCGTGATGGAGGTGCTGACCGCGTTCTTCCTGGAGGCTGGATTCGTCGGCATCATGCTGTTCGGGCAGGGGCGGGTCGATGACCGGCTCCACTTCGCCGCCTGCGTGATCGTCGCGACCGGAACGGTGATATCGGCGTTCTGGATCATCGCGGCGAATAGCTGGATGCAGACCCCGACCGCCTTCACGACCTTGCCCGACGGGCGGTTCGTCGCGACGAGCTTCTGGGGTGTCGTGTTCAGCCCGTCGATGCCGTACCGCTTCGCGCATATGGTGACGGCGAGCTTCGTGACCGGATCGTTCGTCGTCGCCGGCGTATCGGCGTTCTGGCTGTGGCGCGGGCGGGACGAGGATCGCGCGGCGGCGCGCGCGAGCTTCTCGCTGGCGCTGTGGCTCGCGATGGTGCTGGTGCCGGTGCAGATGGTGATCGGCGACCAGCACGGCCTCAACACGCGGCAATACCAGCCGATCAAGCTCGCCGCGATCGAGGGGCGGTGGGAGACGCTCGGTCGCGCGCCGCTCAACCTGATCGCCTGGCCCGACCAGACGGCACAGAAGAACGCCTTCGCGATCGAGGTGCCGTTGCTCGGCAGCATCATCCTCACCCATTCGCTCGATGGCGTCATCCAAGGGTTGAAGACCGTGCCCGCAGCGGAGCAGCCGCCGGTGCTGCCGGTGTTCTTCGCCTTTCGCATCATGGTCGGCTGCGGGATGCTGATGCTGGTGATCGCGGGGACGGGACTCGCGCTGCGGCGGGGCGGGCGGCTGTACCGCGCGCGCTGGTTCCAGATGCTGTGCATGGCCGGCGTGCCGCTCGGCTTCATCGCGACGCTGGCGGGCTGGACGATCACCGAGGTCGGGCGGCAGCCCTATGTCGTGTACGGTCACCTCCGCACCGCGCAGGCGGTGTCGCCGATCGCCGGCGGGATGGTCGCCGGCTCGCTCGCGGTGGCGCTGGTG
This genomic stretch from Sphingomonas panacis harbors:
- a CDS encoding cytochrome ubiquinol oxidase subunit I codes for the protein MNPLLLSRLQFAFTMGYHILWPAFTIGLAWFIVFLGIAGFRTRDPAYRQLQRFWIRVFSLAFGMGVVTGVVISYQLGLNWSNYAQRTADVIGPLFVMEVLTAFFLEAGFVGIMLFGQGRVDDRLHFAACVIVATGTVISAFWIIAANSWMQTPTAFTTLPDGRFVATSFWGVVFSPSMPYRFAHMVTASFVTGSFVVAGVSAFWLWRGRDEDRAAARASFSLALWLAMVLVPVQMVIGDQHGLNTRQYQPIKLAAIEGRWETLGRAPLNLIAWPDQTAQKNAFAIEVPLLGSIILTHSLDGVIQGLKTVPAAEQPPVLPVFFAFRIMVGCGMLMLVIAGTGLALRRGGRLYRARWFQMLCMAGVPLGFIATLAGWTITEVGRQPYVVYGHLRTAQAVSPIAGGMVAGSLAVALVLYNLLLLGFFWYAGRMVLKGPADPAPAAPVGRPAGAIGFGATTDKAK